Proteins from a single region of Ananas comosus cultivar F153 linkage group 3, ASM154086v1, whole genome shotgun sequence:
- the LOC109707544 gene encoding anaphase-promoting complex subunit 8, with protein sequence MSSKETCRNELRAAVRHLGDRCLYSAAKWAAELLVSVDPDAPPSSAASSVASRATPSSSGAGASSRSLHLHRQQYHRDGSSFRRRFRSGGAAADVTSTPLGGVSYVSTPIPDDDGGFEGGGDSYLLAKSYFDCREYRRAAHVLRGQAGRKAVFLRCYALYMAGEKRKEEEMIELEGPMGKCNAVNSELVSLERELSTLRRSGAIDSFGLYLYGLILRDRGSESLAISVLVDSVNSYPWNWSAWSELLSLCTTSDILNNLNLKNHWMKDFFLASAYQELKMHDEALKRYEILMGVFRLSDYIQAQIATVQYSMRELDEAEVIFEELLRTDPYRVDSMDIYSNVLYAKESLSALSFLAHRVFLTDKYRPESCCIIANYYSLKGLHEKSVLYFRRALKLNRKYLSAWTLMGHEYVEMKNTPAAIDAYRRAVDINPRDYRAWYGLGQTYEMMGMPFYALYYFKKSSCLQPNDARLWIAMAQCYESAPLQMLEEAIKCYMRAANSNDREGIALHQLAKLHSILGHSEQAAFYYKKDLERMEAEDRKGPNMIEALLFLADHYKSVGRFDEAEVYCTRLLDYTGPEKETAKTILRGLKIAHSGFPPMEIDHFSA encoded by the exons ATGAGTTCTAAAGAGACCTGCCGCAACGAGCTCCGCGCCGCCGTTCGCCACCTCGGCGACCGCTGCCTCTACTCCGCCGCCAAATG GGCCGCGGAGCTCCTCGTCAGCGTCGATCCCGACgcccctccctcctccgccgcctcctccgtcgCCTCCCGCgccaccccctcctcctccggcgccggcgcctcCTCCCGCTCTCTCCACCTCCACCGCCAACAGTACCACCGCGACGGATCCAGCTTCCGCCGCCGCTTCCGctccggcggcgccgccgccgacgtcACCTCCACCCCCCTCGGCGGCGTCTCCTACGTCAGCACGCCGATccccgacgacgacggcggattcgagggcggcggcgactcCTACCTCCTCGCCAAGTCCTACTTCGACTGCCGCGAGTACCGCCGCGCCGCGCACGTGCTGAGGGGCCAGGCCGGGCGGAAGGCCGTCTTCCTCCGGTGCTACGCCCTCTACATG GCTGGTGAAAAACGGAAAGAGGAAGAGATGATAGAACTGGAGGGACCCATGGGCAAGTGTAATGCTGTGAACAGCGAACTGGTTTCTTTGGAGAGGGAGCTATCAACTCTTCGTAGGTCTGGTGCTATTGATTCCTTCGGTCTTTATTTGTATGGCCTCATACTAAGAGATAGAGGCTCTGAGAGCCTCGCTATTTCAGTCCTCGTCGACTCGGTTAACAGCTATCCTTGGAACTGGTCTGCCTGGTCTGAGCTCCTTTCTCTGTGCACCACCAGTGATATCTTAAACAATCTAAACCTCAAAAACCATTGGATGAAAGACTTCTTTCTTGCAAGCGCATACCAAGAACTTAAAATGCATGATGAAGCTTTGAAaagatatgaaattttaatgggAGTATTTCGGTTAAGTGACTATATACAAGCTCAGATTGCAACAGTGCAGTATAGTATGAGGGAACTTGATGAAGCTGAGGTTATATTTGAAGAACTTCTTAGAACTGATCCTTATCGTGTTGATTCCATGGATATATATTCAAATGTACTTTATGCTAAAGAGAGCCTCTCTGCATTAAGTTTCTTAGCTCACAGGGTATTTTTGACGGATAAGTATCGGCCGGAGTCTTGCTGCATCATTGCGAATTACTACAGTCTGAAGGGGCTGCATGAAAAATCAGTTTTGTATTTTAGGAGGGCTTTGAAACTTAACCGGAAGTACCTCTCAGCATGGACTCTAATGGGTCATGAATATGTTGAAATGAAAAACACACCAGCTGCAATTGATGCTTATCGAAGGGCCGTTGATATAAACCCTAGGGATTACCGGGCCTGGTACGGTCTTGGGCAAACCTATGAGATGATGGGTATGCCTTTCTATGCACTCTATTACTTTAAAAAGTCATCATGTTTACAACCAAATGATGCACGGCTTTGGATTGCTATGGCTCAATGTTATGAAAGTGCTCCACTTCAGATGCTTGAAGAAGCTATTAAGTGTTACATGAGGGCTGCGAATAGTAACGATAGGGAAGGAATAGCACTTCATCAGCTAGCAAAGTTGCACAGTATACTTGGGCATTCTGAACAAGCGGCATTTTATTATAAGAAAGATCTAGAGCGAATGGAAGCAGAAGATAGGAAGGGACCTAATATGATTGAAGCTCTTCTTTTCTTAGCTGATCACTACAAATCTGTGGGTCGGTTTGATGAAGCTGAAGTTTATTGTACCAGGCTCTTGGATTACACTGGTCCT GAGAAGGAGACAGCAAAGACCATCCTACGAGGACTGAAAATAGCTCATTCTGGTTTTCCACCAATGGAAATTGACCATTTTTCTGCATGA
- the LOC109707545 gene encoding uncharacterized Rho GTPase-activating protein At5g61530: MPLQTSPRWRERATDFFSSSGIKIKQASQSAGGNVADAAGKVGSMVKSRWALFQETRQRRPPAPPVERVQERLISAAASTGVLLRKGFSETKEKVAVGKLKVEEAAKKTADKSKSILNNIERWQKGVASNDVFGVPIEIIVQRQHSTRAVPQILVRCADSLIISGLNFEYLFKTEGDRKVIRQLVSLYNQDWNATLPEGVSPIDVAALIKCYLASLPEPLATFDLYHEIRDARSSIRDMRSILKKLPNVNYMTLEFVTALLLRVSQKSSLNKMNAHSLALEMAPVILWRQGDSGTDLRNHLRYTLKAPPKTLDPASNNYTWENYLDEDNSMDASSQIPLDDGPPPDYGAIEVIQCLIEHHNTIFTDANETIWR, encoded by the exons ATGCCTCTCCAGACATCGCCCCGCTGGCGTGAGCGGGCAACGgacttcttctcttcttccg GGATCAAAATTAAGCAGGCCAGCCAATCGGCAGGAGGAAACGTTGCTGATGCAGCCGGTAAGGTCGGCTCCATGGTGAAAAGTAGGTGGGCTCTCTTTCAAGAAACTAGGCAGCGCAGGCCGCCGGCACCTCCTGTAGAGAGGGTGCAAGAACGCCTAATTTCTGCTGCAGCTTCCACAGGGGTGCTTCTGAGGAAGGGCTTTTCTGAGACGAAGGAGAAGGTTGCTGTCGGAAAGCTGAAAGTTGAAGAG GCAGCGAAGAAGACTGCTGATAAAAGTAAGAGTATTTTGAACAACATTGAGCGGTGGCAAAAG GGCGTTGCCAGCAATGATG TTTTCGGTGTCCCGATTGAGATTATTGTGCAACGACAGCACTCGACAAGAGCTGTGCCTCAAATATTGGTCAGATGTGCAGATAGCCTAATTATATCAG GGTTAAATTTTGAATACTTGTTCAAAACTGAGGGAGACAGAAAGGTCATTCGACAATTAGTTTCACTTTACAACCAAG ACTGGAATGCAACTTTGCCGGAGGGTGTAAGCCCAATTGATGTGGCTGCGCTGATTAAATGTTATCTTGCTAGCCTTCCTGAGCCACTTGCTACATTCGATTTATATCATGAGATTAGAGATGCCAGGAGTAGCATACGTGATATGAGAAGCATTTTGAAGAAGCTCCCTAATGTGAATTACATGACACTGGAGTTTGTTACTGCTCTTCTCCTTCGAGTTAGCCAGAAGTCCTCACTCAACAAG ATGAATGCTCACAGCCTTGCTTTGGAAATGGCACCCGTGATTTTGTGGCGACAAGGTGATTCTGGGACTGATTTACGCAACCACCTTAGGTATACATTAAAAGCTCCTCCCAAGACTCTGGATCCAGCATCAAACAACTATACATGGGAGAACTATTTGG ATGAAGACAATAGCATGGATGCTTCTTCCCAAATCCCTTTGGACGATGGTCCACCACCTGATTACGGTGCCATTGAGGTTATTCAGTGCCTCATTGAGCACCATAATACCATTTTCACAGATGCTAACGAGACCATATGGAGATAA
- the LOC109708049 gene encoding 2-oxoglutarate-Fe(II) type oxidoreductase-like isoform X3: protein MVLTREEMKLKQMESETFSACVEYGFFYLINHGIEDTLIWEVFRESKKFFALPPEEKMKLEHNDAHRGYTPIYAETLDPSSEFKGDLKESFYIGPNGGTSSGKDPNQWPLEESLPSWRATMESYYERVLAVGRRLLSLIAFALNLDDQFFEKIGALNSPMAFLRLLHYPGELGASDKGNYGASAHSDYGMVTLLATDGVPGLQICREKEKHPQLWEDVSHIDGALIVNIGDMLERWTNCIFRSTLHRVLVIGKERYSVAFFLDPNYDCVVECLESCCSKTSPPRFPPIRSGDYLRERLRVSYSSK from the exons ATGGTTCTGACACGAGAAGAGATGAAACTGAAACAGATGGAATCTGAAACTTTCTCG gcaTGTGTGGAGTACGGTTTCTTTTACCTGATAAATCATGGAATAGAGGACACACTCATATGGGAGGTGTTCCGCGAGAGCAAGAAGTTCTTTGCATTGCCCCCGGAAGAGAAGATGAAGCTCGAGCATAACGATGCGCACAGAGGCTATACTCCCATATATGCCGAGACTCTCGATCCTTCCTCCGAATTCAAAG GTGACCTGAAGGAAAGTTTCTACATTGGTCCTAACGGGGGCACAAGTTCGGGGAAGGACCCAAATCAATGGCCTTTGGAAG AAAGTTTGCCATCTTGGAGAGCTACAATGGAGTCATATTATGAAAGAGTCCT GGCTGTGGGTAGAAGACTACTTTCTCTGATTGCATTTGCATTGAACCTTGATGATCAGTTCTTCGAGAAGATCGGGGCATTGAATTCACCCATGGCATTTCTTCGCCTATTGCATTATCCAG GCGAACTGGGTGCATCCGACAAAGGTAATTATGGTGCGTCGGCCCATTCAGACTACGGGATGGTAACACTTCTGGCAACAGATGGTGTCCCCGGTCTCCAG ATTTGCAGGGAGAAGGAAAAGCATCCACAGCTCTGGGAGGATGTTTCTCATATTGATGG GGCGTTGATTGTTAACATTGGTGATATGTTGGAAAGGTGGACCAATTGTATTTTCCG ATCAACTCTACATCGAGTCCTTGTTATTGGAAAGGAACGCTATTCT GTTGCCTTCTTTCTTGATCCTAACTATGACTGTGTGGTAGAGTGCTTGGAAAGCTGCTGCAGCAAGACATCTCCTccgag GTTCCCTCCTATCCGCAGCGGTGACTACCTCAGGGAGCGATTAAGAGTTTCATACTCATCTAAATAA
- the LOC109707859 gene encoding uncharacterized protein LOC109707859 produces VEEEGGGDERWRWWAGASSAQLAGGIAWYRRGCGESGAAMPFKAFAIATLFVGAAAAAAASAVVASGVHSVDDMKLVGARIHRWAKAPPRETS; encoded by the exons gtggaggaggagggaggaggggacGAGAGGTGGAGATGGTGGGCGGGGGCGAGCTCGGCGCAGCTCGCCGGAGGGATCGCGTGGTACCGGCGAGGGTGCGGCGAGAGCGGCGCCGCCATGCCCTTCAAGGCCTTCGCCATCGCCACCCTCTtcgtcggcgccgccgccgccgccgccgcctccgccgtcgTCGCTTCCGGTGTTCACTCG GTGGATGACATGAAGTTGGTTGGTGCGAGAATTCATAGATGGGCGAAGGCTCCTCCAAGAGAGACCAGTTGA
- the LOC109708049 gene encoding 2-oxoglutarate-Fe(II) type oxidoreductase-like isoform X2, whose translation MSRNLELPLVDLSSSDPFATAQLIRKACVEYGFFYLINHGIEDTLIWEVFRESKKFFALPPEEKMKLEHNDAHRGYTPIYAETLDPSSEFKGDLKESFYIGPNGGTSSGKDPNQWPLEESLPSWRATMESYYERVLAVGRRLLSLIAFALNLDDQFFEKIGALNSPMAFLRLLHYPGELGASDKGNYGASAHSDYGMVTLLATDGVPGLQICREKEKHPQLWEDVSHIDGALIVNIGDMLERWTNCIFRSTLHRVLVIGKERYSVAFFLDPNYDCVVECLESCCSKTSPPRFPPIRSGDYLRERLRVSYSSK comes from the exons ATGTCGCGCAATCTAGAGCTCCCTCTCGTCGACCTCTCCTCCTCCGATCCCTTCGCCACCGCCCAACTGATCCGTAAG gcaTGTGTGGAGTACGGTTTCTTTTACCTGATAAATCATGGAATAGAGGACACACTCATATGGGAGGTGTTCCGCGAGAGCAAGAAGTTCTTTGCATTGCCCCCGGAAGAGAAGATGAAGCTCGAGCATAACGATGCGCACAGAGGCTATACTCCCATATATGCCGAGACTCTCGATCCTTCCTCCGAATTCAAAG GTGACCTGAAGGAAAGTTTCTACATTGGTCCTAACGGGGGCACAAGTTCGGGGAAGGACCCAAATCAATGGCCTTTGGAAG AAAGTTTGCCATCTTGGAGAGCTACAATGGAGTCATATTATGAAAGAGTCCT GGCTGTGGGTAGAAGACTACTTTCTCTGATTGCATTTGCATTGAACCTTGATGATCAGTTCTTCGAGAAGATCGGGGCATTGAATTCACCCATGGCATTTCTTCGCCTATTGCATTATCCAG GCGAACTGGGTGCATCCGACAAAGGTAATTATGGTGCGTCGGCCCATTCAGACTACGGGATGGTAACACTTCTGGCAACAGATGGTGTCCCCGGTCTCCAG ATTTGCAGGGAGAAGGAAAAGCATCCACAGCTCTGGGAGGATGTTTCTCATATTGATGG GGCGTTGATTGTTAACATTGGTGATATGTTGGAAAGGTGGACCAATTGTATTTTCCG ATCAACTCTACATCGAGTCCTTGTTATTGGAAAGGAACGCTATTCT GTTGCCTTCTTTCTTGATCCTAACTATGACTGTGTGGTAGAGTGCTTGGAAAGCTGCTGCAGCAAGACATCTCCTccgag GTTCCCTCCTATCCGCAGCGGTGACTACCTCAGGGAGCGATTAAGAGTTTCATACTCATCTAAATAA
- the LOC109708049 gene encoding 2-oxoglutarate-Fe(II) type oxidoreductase-like isoform X4: protein MKLKQMESETFSACVEYGFFYLINHGIEDTLIWEVFRESKKFFALPPEEKMKLEHNDAHRGYTPIYAETLDPSSEFKGDLKESFYIGPNGGTSSGKDPNQWPLEESLPSWRATMESYYERVLAVGRRLLSLIAFALNLDDQFFEKIGALNSPMAFLRLLHYPGELGASDKGNYGASAHSDYGMVTLLATDGVPGLQICREKEKHPQLWEDVSHIDGALIVNIGDMLERWTNCIFRSTLHRVLVIGKERYSVAFFLDPNYDCVVECLESCCSKTSPPRFPPIRSGDYLRERLRVSYSSK, encoded by the exons ATGAAACTGAAACAGATGGAATCTGAAACTTTCTCG gcaTGTGTGGAGTACGGTTTCTTTTACCTGATAAATCATGGAATAGAGGACACACTCATATGGGAGGTGTTCCGCGAGAGCAAGAAGTTCTTTGCATTGCCCCCGGAAGAGAAGATGAAGCTCGAGCATAACGATGCGCACAGAGGCTATACTCCCATATATGCCGAGACTCTCGATCCTTCCTCCGAATTCAAAG GTGACCTGAAGGAAAGTTTCTACATTGGTCCTAACGGGGGCACAAGTTCGGGGAAGGACCCAAATCAATGGCCTTTGGAAG AAAGTTTGCCATCTTGGAGAGCTACAATGGAGTCATATTATGAAAGAGTCCT GGCTGTGGGTAGAAGACTACTTTCTCTGATTGCATTTGCATTGAACCTTGATGATCAGTTCTTCGAGAAGATCGGGGCATTGAATTCACCCATGGCATTTCTTCGCCTATTGCATTATCCAG GCGAACTGGGTGCATCCGACAAAGGTAATTATGGTGCGTCGGCCCATTCAGACTACGGGATGGTAACACTTCTGGCAACAGATGGTGTCCCCGGTCTCCAG ATTTGCAGGGAGAAGGAAAAGCATCCACAGCTCTGGGAGGATGTTTCTCATATTGATGG GGCGTTGATTGTTAACATTGGTGATATGTTGGAAAGGTGGACCAATTGTATTTTCCG ATCAACTCTACATCGAGTCCTTGTTATTGGAAAGGAACGCTATTCT GTTGCCTTCTTTCTTGATCCTAACTATGACTGTGTGGTAGAGTGCTTGGAAAGCTGCTGCAGCAAGACATCTCCTccgag GTTCCCTCCTATCCGCAGCGGTGACTACCTCAGGGAGCGATTAAGAGTTTCATACTCATCTAAATAA
- the LOC109707858 gene encoding transcription factor MYB59, whose translation MQISGRVGSRSCVGSSSSSTSNSRGSSSSRPRDESGGSVAATTVLRKGPWMAEEDEILLEYVRSHGPRDWSSIRSKGLLPRTGKSCRLRWVNKLKPDLKTGCKFSAEEERVVIELQAQLGNKWARIATYLPGRTDNDVKNFWSTRQKRLARILRTPLPTARSSKTHGAKAPLPNSHDHLQTFKDPNLDLILFEGDSSGGQCSKGSCIDNQNATAILPELSSPSFLNLETTLPMIEPAIERQSTSSKSTLLSQIPFDHLHYPLIDLPALPDTPDLVSGFDIDMNSIDDLTCQGDQLHHVEALSPFFGLESDDHAGKTEHRVPSDIFFDDLPSDMFDSLEPPPPPASSSSPW comes from the exons ATGCAGATATCTGGGCGAGTAGGGAGCCGTAGTTGCGTCGGTAGTAGTAGCAGTAGCACCAGTAACAGCAGaggcagcagcagtagcagacCAAGAGATGAATCGGGAGGGTCGGTGGCGGCGACAACGGTGCTGAGGAAGGGGCCGTggatggcggaggaggacgagataTTGCTCGAGTACGTTCGCAGCCACGGCCCCCGCGACTGGAGCTCCATTCGATCCAAGGGCCTCCTTCCCCGCACCGGCAAGTCCTGCCGCCTCCGCTGGGTCAATAAACTCAAGCCTGACTTGAAGAC GGGTTGCAAGTTCTCAGCGGAGGAAGAGAGGGTGGTGATAGAGTTGCAGGCGCAGTTAGGGAACAAGTGGGCGAGGATAGCGACGTACCTTCCAGGGAGGACGGACAACGACGTGAAGAACTTCTGGAGCACACGGCAGAAGCGGCTCGCCAGAATCCTACGAACGCCCCTCCCGACCGCCAGATCCAGTAAGACCCACGGGGCGAAGGCGCCCCTCCCAAATTCCCATGATCACTTGCAAACCTTCAAG GATCCCAACTTGGATCTAATTCTTTTCGAGGGAGACTCCTCCGGTGGCCAATGCAGCAAAGGCTCTTGCATCGATAATCAGAATGCTACAGCCATACTCCCAGAATTATCAAGCCCAAGCTTTCTCAACTTGGAAACAACCTTACCCATGATCGAACCCGCAATCGAGAGACAATCCACCTCATCGAAATCTACGCTGCTCTCGCAAATCCCCTTCGACCACCTTCACTACCCTCTTATCGACCTTCCGGCCCTTCCGGATACTCCTGACCTCGTATCGGGCTTTGACATTGACATGAATTCTATTGATGATCTGACCTGTCAAGGGGACCAGCTTCATCACGTGGAAGCGTTGTCGCCATTCTTCGGTTTAGAATCTGACGATCATGCCGGTAAGACCGAGCATCGGGTGCCATCTGATATCTTTTTCGACGACCTCCCCTCGGACATGTTCGACTCCCTGGAGCCCCCCCCTCCCCCTGCTTCATCATCTTCGCCATGGTAG